ATAAGAGGCCTTTCGGTAGGCTGCTGCCACCAGTGCAGGGTCCAGTTCACCTCCGGGGCAGCCGCAGTTGATCTCCATCAAGAGCATCCGGCCTTGGGGATCCATGGCCATGTCCAGGCGTCGGATGGGGAGTCGCTCATGGAAGCCGTGATCCAGAAAAAAGAACTCCTCTTCCAACTGGGATGAGAATTGAAGCCACTGCCTGGCCTCACTTCTCTTTCTTGCCAGGTAATCCCCTACCTGCTCCAGAGCCTGGCAGAAAAGCTCCACCAGCTTTGCCATGTTCTCGTGTTCTTCTCGGGTGAGGATCAAGGGGGTGCAAAAGGAATATATTTCTGGCTTGGGGCTGTTCAAGAATCGGAAATTCTCCTCCTCAACTAATAGGTCTCTCATGCGCAGTATCAGTGCTTCCAAGGCCTTGTTTTCCCTGGAATGAGCCAAATCTGAAGGATTCATGGAGAACACACCTCCATTCTGGCAAGCCCCCTGAGCCTGGTAACATCTCTGCGCAAGATGTCCATATCAGCATTCACCAGTACAACGAAAAGAGGGCACCTGAAGCCATCCACGGCCCATCCCACCATCTCTCCTGGAGCCACACGTTGTTTCATGCGGTAAAAGGAGCCCAGGTCTCTTATCTCTTGGATACCTTCGATTTTTTTCAACACACCCCTTCGGGGAGGAAAAAGTTCTACCACTGCCACGCACTTTTTCCATCTGGGCTCCCATTTCACAGACTCCCCCATGGCCAGCCTCAGACTCAGAAGATCAAGGGAGCAACCCCAGGCCAGTTCCATCATCTCCGAGCGGTATCCTCCCACCCTGGGGGCTGCATCCAAGATCCATACCTTGGATCCCAGTCTCACTAGGTCTACGTGTACAGGGCTGGCTTTGAGTTCCATGGCCTTTATCAGATCCCTGACAGCTTCTTCCAGCAAGGCAGCGGTATTGGACTCCAGATCTGGGTCCACCCACCTGACCGATACATGGAAGTCCTCCAAGCCCCACTGAATGCCTGTGTTGAGAACAACAGGAGGCGTAAATATCATCTCTCCTTCAGAGCTCACCAAGGCATCCAGAGAAAAAAGTTCTCCTTGTAGCTCCTTTTCGGCCACGAGGGTGGGCTCCAGTATTACTCCATGGCGCTTCTGAGTCTCCTGCCAGCTATTGGGTATTCTTTGCAAGGCTTCCTGCCAATCCCCTATGGTTCGGCATGCTGTGATAAGCTGGCTCTTGAAGAGGTTGCGAGGCTTGAGCAGGAAGGGAAAAGGCATGGGTGGGGGCCCTGGCCTCCAGGGATCCACCTCCCTGAAAGGGGGATTCAAATGGGCTGCTTTTTCTTCCAGGAGCTTTCTGAGGAGCAATTTGTCTCTGAAAATCCGTGCCTGCCAGGGCCGAATCCCGGGCATACCCAAAGCCTCGTTGAGAAAGGCATGTTCGGGCACCCTGCGCTCCCTGCGGTTCAGCACAGCCGCCACCCTGTGTTTCTGAGGCCATTGCTTCACCAAACCACAAAGACTTTCCAGATCAGAGGGATCATACTCGATCCAGTGATCCACCTCCCAAGGGTTAACTACTTTCTCTCCAAGCTCCCTAAGACAGGCACTGGAAAGCCCCATGGCCCTCAGTTCCCTGGCCAGCCTCTGCACCCCGGTAAATAGAACTATGGGTTCTTGCTGCATCTTGCCTTTGGACAACCCGTAATGTTCCCCGAACCCGGTGAGATTGGGGGCTCAGCCCCAAAGCCACCCTTACTCATTTCCAAGCCCACAGCATCAATCAGCTCACCACAGCAAATGGTTAAGCTAGCCCTCCTTGTTCACCCATCTTGGATCATGGGGGCTAGATGGGTTCCAGTCCCAGGCTTTGGTATACCCAGTCAATTACCCTTGTGACATCCGGTAAAAGGCTTTTGGGCCTCGGCCCCAAGATGTTCTTGAAAAAGATCAGCCGAGCCACTCTTTCCAGCTCTGATCCTTTGCGCAGCACGTGCCCAACAGGGGGTGGACCGTCCAAGAGAACAAAGTGTTCCTCTGGCACTGGTGGCACGGGAAAGGGCAGAGCTGCTCCTATTCTTCTGGCACCAGCTTCATTTCCTAGCCATCTGTAAAGACCCGAAGGAAGCTCCTGAGTTACGCGGGCTTTCCATGGATTTCTGTGGAAAAGAAGCACCTGGGCTGCTGGTTGCAGAGTCGAGTGAGTCCCTTCCAGAAACTGGGGGTCCATCTCTGCGGGGTCTTCTTCCATCCAGGACATCAGATGGAAAAGCTCCAGGGGAGGCAACCCCTGATGCAACTGGAGAAGGGTGAGGGTGGGGAAAGCCCCCGTGTACCTGGGATTGCACTCCAGGACCCTGAGGGCCCTTTTGCTTTGATCCAGCAGGAAGTCAAGCCCGAAGATTCCCCTGTATCCCTCTTGGGCCATGGCCCTTCCCACCTGCTGGGTTATGATCCTGGCTGTTTGCTCCACCCAAGTTTCCCCAGGCAGGTCATACCCCCACTGGTGTCCGCAAAATCTCCCGAAACCAGTGGGAGGAAGCACCTCTGGAATGTCCACCAGCTGCAATTGCAAGGGGGACACCAAAATCCCCCAAGGAGTCACACAGCCTTCCATGCTCAAGGATGTTCCCCCTAGAAAAGGAGAGAGCATGACTTGGCGAAAACCATGGCCCCTGTGAGTTCCGTTGCCCCAGGCTGCTCTTAGCTGAATTATCTCAGAGGGCTCCTTCACCACAAAGCTGGATCTACCTCCGCCCTGGGGGAAGCAGGGAATCTGTACTACCAGGGCTGCACCCCACCGATCCATGAGTTGGGAACATCTCTCTGGGCTCAAAAACTCCAGGTCCACACTTTCGAATTCCAAGGCCGGAAGCCCCATGCTCAGGAGCCTCTTTCTGAACCAAGATTTATGCTCCCAGGGAAGCCTCTTTTCAGGAGGGTTGGCCAAGACGACCCATCCCTTTTGACGGGCCATCTCCTGGATCTGTGCCGTCTGTCTGTAGAGAACCAGGCGAGTGCCGGCCTTCAGGATTCCCCTGGTTTTCCACGGTTCCTCCTGGCTCAAAAGGGAATAGGTGTCCGAAGGGGGGTCAACATGGGGCATAGCCTCCTGGAAACACTCCACCTTTGCCCAGGCTCCAATATCTTCCAGATCAAGGGTCCTGAGACTGCATATTATGTTGTAGCCAGAGGTAAACAAGGCCGGACCTGCACGGGGAAAGGCCCTTTCCCCCACGCCCACAAGCCCGCGGATCTTGCGCAGTTTGGCACCCAGTGCTTGTTTCATTTCCGGGAAATCCAGGCTGAGCATGGACTAGCCATAGTGAAGAAAACAGGCCGAATAGTGTTCCTTTTCCACCTCCTGTAGCGGTGCCTCCTGCTCCTGGCAGCGTCCACTGCAGCTTGGACATCTGGCATAAAAAGGGCAGCCTGCTTTGTCTGAAGCCGCCAGAGTCTCCACAGGACAGGCAGGGGGTGGGAGTCCCTCCTTGCGGCGCTGGACCGTTGGCACAGCCTTGAGAAGGGCCTGGGTGTACGGGTGTTTGGGGTTCTGGATGATTGATTCTGCAGGCCCGAACTCCAGTACCTTGCCTTTGAATATAACGCATATTCGGTCTGAGAGGTATCTGGCCGTGGCCAAATCGTGGGTGATGAAAAGCAGGGTCAGGTTGTGACGTTCCTTGAGATCCAGCAGCATGTTCAGGAGCTGTGCCTGGATGGAGGCATCCAGCATGGACACAGGCTCATCTGCAACCACAAAGGTAGGCTCAGGGATCATGGCACGAGCCACTGCCACACGCTGCCTTTGCCCTCCACTGAGCTGATGGGGATATCTGAACAGAAAATCCTCAGCAGGCCGCAATCCTACCTCTTCCAGCATCTGGCCTACTCTTTCCTCCCGTTGTTTGTGAGTGCCGTATCCCTGGACCAAGAGTGGCTCCACAACAGTTTGGAAGACCGTGAGTTGGGGATTCAAAGACTGGTACGGATCCTGGAAGATCATCTGAACCCTACGCCTGAACTCCTTGATCTTAG
This genomic stretch from bacterium harbors:
- a CDS encoding ATP-grasp domain-containing protein: MSKGKMQQEPIVLFTGVQRLARELRAMGLSSACLRELGEKVVNPWEVDHWIEYDPSDLESLCGLVKQWPQKHRVAAVLNRRERRVPEHAFLNEALGMPGIRPWQARIFRDKLLLRKLLEEKAAHLNPPFREVDPWRPGPPPMPFPFLLKPRNLFKSQLITACRTIGDWQEALQRIPNSWQETQKRHGVILEPTLVAEKELQGELFSLDALVSSEGEMIFTPPVVLNTGIQWGLEDFHVSVRWVDPDLESNTAALLEEAVRDLIKAMELKASPVHVDLVRLGSKVWILDAAPRVGGYRSEMMELAWGCSLDLLSLRLAMGESVKWEPRWKKCVAVVELFPPRRGVLKKIEGIQEIRDLGSFYRMKQRVAPGEMVGWAVDGFRCPLFVVLVNADMDILRRDVTRLRGLARMEVCSP
- a CDS encoding oligopeptide/dipeptide ABC transporter ATP-binding protein; the protein is MNRPGYEPLVIFKDVTKLYRRRQSLLRRAGVDVKALDRVSFQIQPGEIFSLVGESGSGKTTCGRLLVRLEEPTSGQVIFDGTEVRSIGGSKIKEFRRRVQMIFQDPYQSLNPQLTVFQTVVEPLLVQGYGTHKQREERVGQMLEEVGLRPAEDFLFRYPHQLSGGQRQRVAVARAMIPEPTFVVADEPVSMLDASIQAQLLNMLLDLKERHNLTLLFITHDLATARYLSDRICVIFKGKVLEFGPAESIIQNPKHPYTQALLKAVPTVQRRKEGLPPPACPVETLAASDKAGCPFYARCPSCSGRCQEQEAPLQEVEKEHYSACFLHYG